Proteins encoded by one window of Bacillus rossius redtenbacheri isolate Brsri chromosome 3, Brsri_v3, whole genome shotgun sequence:
- the LOC134530615 gene encoding COMM domain-containing protein 4 has protein sequence MRFRFCGDLDCPDWVLAEINTLAKLSSVKMKSLCQLVAKSLIGEDMDYEKVKKLTSDAKFDTGDMKAVVAAVAFVLSSSARHGVDGDELGSELQQLGLPREHATGAVRVHGDHVGRITERLRAGSLRLSRLQDVRWRVDYVSQSSFQVGSIDEMQPEVTVALTVWDALSGKRTTRNFITTPVKLSILVEELKIAAARMDSLL, from the exons ATG AGGTTTCGGTTCTGCGGGGACTTGGACTGCCCTGACTGGGTGCTAGCAGAGATCAACACCCTCGCGAAACTG TCCTCCGTGAAGATGAAATCACTCTGTCAGCTTGTTGCCAAGTCACTAATCGGAGAAGACATGGAT tatgAAAAAGTTAAGAAGTTGACATCAGATGCTAAATTTG ACACGGGCGACATGAAGGCGGTGGTGGCGGCCGTGGCGTTCGTGCTGTCGTCCTCCGCACGGCACGGCGTGGACGGGGACGAGCTGGGCAGCGAGCTGCAGCAGCTGGGCCTCCCGAGGGAGCACGCGACGGGCGCCGTGCGTGTCCACGGCGACCACGTGGGCCGCATCACCGAGCGGCTGCGTGCCGGGAGCCTCAGGC TGAGCCGCCTGCAAGACGTGCGCTGGCGTGTTGACTACGTGTCGCAGTCCAGCTTTCAGGTTGGCAGCATTGACGAGATGCAGCCTGAGGTGACTGTGGCTCTCACAGTGTGGGACGCGCTCTCTGGAAAGCGCACCACTCGCAACTTCATCACCACGCCTGTCAAACTATCCATACTAGTGGAAG agTTGAAAATTGCAGCAGCTCGCATGGATTCATTGCTGTGA